A stretch of Limanda limanda chromosome 7, fLimLim1.1, whole genome shotgun sequence DNA encodes these proteins:
- the LOC133005386 gene encoding neural cell adhesion molecule L1-like protein: MRLAGGLQLVLFLALTSRAAGLNIPLEVEQPPTIITQTSGPVIGLPFDNFITIRCEAKANPPPQYRWTKDGEDFTPPYITTNNTGGTFVLHFKQLTQFLGKYRCYAFNKLGTAITEEIELMVPNIPKFPKEEIDPVVVKEGEPIVLKCNPPQGMGQRQIYWMTIDLQHIEQDDRVSMDVDGNLYFSNAFQKDSRKDYCCFVAFSIFRAIIQKSPMAVVVKSLKPDNKTANASNAIEAPPVRKAGLLLPSGVQTEKVLLKGRDLKLECIPEGFPTPKVKWIKMGEDMPERKKFENRGKLLSISAVEERDQGKYMCTAENSGGKVVHYFDVIVEEPPKWLTEPPQSQLTVIGSDVHIKCSVSGKPLPDIMWRRNGKLFEDDPGSNRRVLDDTVLLHNARQEDSAVYQCEASNIHGSILANVNIMVTNVIPLILTRDYQEYDVILGDHIIMDCTVFSSPPATITWAKDDDPETIKGERFLSLQNGALQIIRAEKDDRGEYVCAAFNTEGESAVTALLNVKDPTKIVAPPQDAEIISGSTAQLTCQVEYDKTLRSSFKVVWIKDGEEILTPFEEKSRYFIDDGMLQIMNVNLSDQGIYTCIARTSLDEDNAAAHLTVLDVPDAPTNIVLSELKVPRDVTLSWKPGSDHNSSVTEFIVEYEESQWEPGRWRELQKVPGNQATAELALNGHLNYQFRVYAVNAVGPGPPSEPTERYKTSPAAPDRNPENIKIQGHLPHQMDITWEPLLPIEHNGPGLEYKVSYRKLGVEDTWKDHMEKRHSFVVRNTSTFVPYEIKIQSRNSHGWGPEPKVVTGYSGEDVPTAAPRDIAVEVINTTVLRVSWTPVPPATVRGHLGGYNVHWVRKHSLLNPNKIFDERQSLSFTGKRSYAIVPGLKPFTEYRLIVSVFNKKGNGPNSDPVTFNTPEGVPEQVPILTTSNAQKDSILLVWGPPPEANGILTGYLLQHHLINETTLEVVDSQETNITGADTTQWELHGLQEGSLYRFHLSACTRAGCGPPLAQESNTVTPEHLSLTPAVAPIQSTHNCSLSFPTSIPGNSTHLSLVPALLNVSSYVSDTFAKISWTAREEQQDSQLYVAYMNNRDGNWWISEAVNTSQSFHVIDGLTPGTLYTVRLMAKGLLDNASIFEDVIQTQVKGVEGQQRNSSTQGWVIGTMCAVALLTLVVLMACFVRRNKGGKYAGTPSPRRRPDMFSMEKVKEKEDLHPDVESQGMNDDTFSEYSDSDEKPLKGSSPCSLNGNDTVGDSVSRDSLGDYAESEGEFNEDGSFIGEYSGPRHGGSASEPSGPGPVTA; the protein is encoded by the exons ATGAGGTTGGCGGGGGGCCTTCAGCTGGTTCTGTTTCTGGCCTTGACCTCCAGAGCAGCAGGCCTCAATATCCCTCTGGAAG TGGAGCAGCCTCCGACCATAATAACTCAAACCTCAGGTCCCGTCATTGGCCTTCCCTTTGACAACTTTATCACCATCAGGTGTGAAGCTAAGGCCAACCCACCACCACA ATACAGATGGACAAAAGATGGCGAGGACTTTACTCCTCCATACATCACAACCAACAACACAGGGGGAACTTTTGTGCTTCACTTCAAACAGCTCACCCAGTTCCTGGGTAAATACAGATGCTACGCCTTCAACAAACTGGGAACTGCCATAACAGAGGAGATTGAACTGATGGTTCCCA aTATCCCTAAGTTTCCGAAGGAGGAAATTGATCCGGTTGTTGTGAAGGAGGGAGAGCCAATCGTCCTGAAGTGCAACCCTCCGCAGGGTATGGGTCAGCGGCAGATCTACTGGATGACTATTG ATCTCCAGCACATTGAGCAGGATGACAGGGTGTCCATGGACGTCGACGGCAACCTGTACTTCTCTAACGCCTTTCAGAAAGACAGTCGGAAGGATTACTGCTGCTTTGTCGCCTTCTCCATATTTCGCGCCATCATCCAGAAGTCCCCCATGGCTGTCGTGGTCAAGAGCT tgAAACCTGACAACAAAACTGCTAACGCCAGCAATGCTA TTGAAGCCCCCCCAGTGAGAAAAGCTGGCCTGCTGCTGCCCTCTGGTGTTCAGACAGAGAAGGTGCTGTTGAAGGGGAGAGATCTGAAGCTCGAGTGCATTCCAGAGGGATT TCCCACTCCGAAGGTGAAATGGATAAAAATGGGGGAAGACATGCCAGAGCGGAAAAAATTTGAAAACCGTGGAAAGCTGTTGAGCATCTCTGCTGTGGAGGAGCGGGATCAGGGGAAATACATGTGTACCGCGGAAAACTCTGGTGGAAAGGTTGTCCACTACTTTGACGTCATAGTGGAAG AGCCGCCAAAGTGGCTGACAGAGCCTCCTCAGAGCCAGCTGACTGTGATCGGGTCTGATGTTCACATCAAGTGCTCGGTCAGCGGAAAACCACTGCCAGACATAATGTGGAGGAGGAACGGAAAACTGTTCGAAG aCGACCCTGGGAGCAACAGGCGGGTGCTCGACGACACTGTGCTGCTGCATAACGCCAGACAAGAGGACAGTGCTGTGTACCAGTGTGAGGCCTCCAACATTCACGGCAGTATTCTGGCCAACGTTAACATCATGGTCACGA ATGTGATTCCTCTGATATTGACGAGGGACTACCAAGAGTATGATGTAATACTGGGTGATCACATCATCATGGACTGCACTGTGTTCAGCTCTCCACCAGCGACCATCACTTG GGCCAAAGACGATGATCCAGAAACTATCAAGGGAGAGCGATTTTTGTCTCTGCAGAACGGAGCGTTGCAAATCATCAGAGCAGAAAAAGACGACAGGGGGGAATATGTGTGTGCCGCCTTTAATACGGAGGGGGAGTCAGCTGTCACTGCTCTGCTGAATGTGAAAG ACCCTACGAAAATAGTAGCTCCGCCTCAGGACGCGGAGATCATCAGCGGGAGCACAGCCCAGTTGACGTGCCAGGTAGAATATGATAAAACCCTGCGGAGCTCCTTCAAAGTGGTGTGGATAAAGGATGGGGAGGAGATCCTGACTCCCTTTGAGGAGAAGTCCAG ATACTTTATAGACGATGGCATGCTGCAGATCATGAATGTGAACCTGAGTGATCAAGGAATATACACATGCATCGCTAGAACCAGTCTAGATGAGGACAATGCCGCTGCACATCTCACAGTACTGG acgTTCCTGATGCTCCAACGAATATCGTGCTTTCTGAACTTAAGGTCCCAAGGGACGTCACATTGTCTTGGAAACCTGGTAGTGATCACAACAGCTCTGTAACAG AATTTATAGTGGAGTACGAGGAGAGCCAATGGGAGCCCGGCAGGTGGAGGGAGCTACAGAAAGTCCCCGGTAACCAGGCAACAGCCGAGCTGGCACTAAATGGACACCTTAACTACCAGTTCAGAGTGTATGCTGTGAACGCGGTCGGACCCGGACCCCCCAGTGAGCCCACTGAGAGATACAAAACATCCCCTGCTG CTCCTGATAGGAACCCGGAGAACATCAAAATTCAAGGACACCTTCCTCATCAAATGGACATCACCTGGGAG CCGCTGCTGCCAATCGAACACAACGGCCCGGGCCTGGAGTACAAGGTGAGCTACAGGAAACTGGGGGTGGAGGACACCTGGAAGGATCACATGGAGAAAAGACACTCATTTGTTGTGAGGAACACGAGCACGTTCGTCCCGTACGAGATCAAAATCCAGAGCAGGAACAGCCACGGGTGGGGACCTGAACCCAAAGTCGTCACGGGTTACTCTGGAGAAGATG TTCCCACTGCGGCACCGCGGGACATCGCGGTGGAGGTGATCAACACCACTGTTCTGAGAGTTAGCTGGACCCCGGTTCCACCTGCCACAGTCAGAGGTCATCTCGGGGGCTACAAT GTTCACTGGGTGAGGAAGCACAGTCTGCTGAATCCCAACAAGATTTTTGATGAACGCCAGTCGCTGTCCTTCACAGGGAAGAGGAGTTACGCCATCGTACCGGGTCTCAAACCTTTCACCGAGTACAGACTCATTGTGAGCGTTTTCAACAAGAAGGGCAATGGGCCCAATAGTGACCCGGTCACCTTCAACACTCCAGAGGGAG TTCCTGAACAAGTGCCTATCCTGACAACCTCCAACGCGCAGAAAGACTCCATTTTGCTGGTATGGGGACCCCCCCCGGAGGCGAACGGCATCCTCACTGGTTATCTCCTGCAGCACCACCTCA TTAATGAGACCACACTTGAGGTGGTTGACTCCCAGGAGACGAACATCACTGGGGCCGACACCACTCAGTGGGAGCTCCACGGCCTGCAGGAAGGCAGCCTCTACCGCTTCCACCTCAGTGCCTGCACTCGAGCAGGTTGCGGACCTCCACTCGCCCAGGAGAGCAACACGGTCACTCCGGAAC ATTTGTCCCTGACTCCAGCTGTGGCCCCTATTCAGAGCA CCCACaactgctctctctcctttccaACCTCTATACCAGGGAATTCTACTCATCTTTCCTTAG TTCCGGCCCTGTTGAACGTAAGCTCCTATGTGAGTGACACCTTTGCCAAAATCAGCTGGACTGCcagagaagagcagcaggactCACAGCTTTATGTGGCTTATATGAATAACC GTGATGGTAACTGGTGGATTTCTGAAGCCGTAAACACTTCTCAAAGTTTCCACGTAATTGATGGGCTCACACCCGGGACGTTGTACACTGTGCGCCTCATGGCCAAGGGACTACTTGATAACGCTAGCATTTTCGAGGACGTTATCCAGACTCAAGTcaaag GTGTGGAAGGGCAGCAGAGAAACTCCTCGACCCAGGGATGGGTCATTGGGACCATGTGTGCTGTGGCACTCCTCACCCTTGTCGTACTCATGGCTTGCTTTGTGCGGAGAAACAAAGGTGGCAAATATGCAGGTACGCCATCGCCGCGCCGGCGACCAGACATGTTCTCCATGGAAAAAG tgaaagagaaggaggaccTCCACCCTGACGTTGAGTCACAAGGAATGAATGATGACACCTTCTCTGAATACAG